One genomic window of Bactrocera dorsalis isolate Fly_Bdor chromosome 4, ASM2337382v1, whole genome shotgun sequence includes the following:
- the LOC109579413 gene encoding odorant receptor 7a, translating into MRKIADLFYGRGKHDFETTESFVLLSRSFAAIGFLPKIPKRIVDVIHQLICWSCIFSCPYLFVSGVVKTMHSLPITIVLAHLGVAINSIVFPLKAVYIKANIDRVDDIRKIFNALDKRYQRPQDQMQIRDSVKTCTRIFVVFCIVYWLFGISSWLVALCIHEYPHGNNLPFIDWLPESNLRFWLHFIFEVVFLHELLQMSLTMDSFPALYIRALRTHMNLLSDRVSRLGLNPDFSDQENFEELVDCIVSHQEILQISDTVGKILSLTTFFQFTVYAAILCVCMLNMFVFGDASTKLVTLVYLLPVFWQTTPTCYQASMLEADSAKLPLAIFHCNWLALDKRCHKLIIYFMQRAQQEISFTAIQLFVINLRTNLSIAKFSFTLYTFINGMGFGETLKDRLE; encoded by the exons ATGCGTAAAATCGCCGATTTATTTTATGGTCGCGGCAAGCATGACTTCGAGACAACTGAATCATTTGTACTCTTGTCGCGTAGTTTTGCTGCAATCggttttttaccaaaaataccGAAACGTATTGTTGACGTAATTCATCAGCTTATTTGTTGGAGTTGCATTTTCAGCTGCCCTTATCTGTTTGTTTCTGGAGTGGTAAAAACTATGCACTCTTTACCGATAACAATCGTACTTGCGCATTTAGGAGTCGCTATTAATAGTATTGTATTCCCTTTGAAAGCTGTTTATATTAAAGCCAATATTGACCGTGTGGATGACATCAGAAAGATTTTCAACGCTTTGGATAAACGTTATCAGCGACCGCAAGATCAGATGCAAATCAGAGACTCAGTCAAAACTTGCACAcgcatatttgttgttttttgcattgtGTATTGGTTGTTTGGCATATCAAGTTGGTTGGTAGCGCTTTGCATACATGAATATCCGCATGGCAATAACTTGCCATTCATTGATTGGTTGCCAGAATCTAATTTGAGATTTTGGCTTCACTTCATCTTTGAGGTAGTATTTCTGCACGAACTGCTACAAATGAGTTTGACAATGGACTCGTTTCCTGCTTTATATATACGTGCtttgcgtacacatatgaatctCTTGTCGGATCGTGTGAGTCGTTTGGGCCTTAATCCCGATTTTAGTGACCAGGAGAATTTTGAAGAATTAGTCGATTGCATCGTTTCGCATCAAGAAATACTGCA GATTTCCGATACTGTTGGCAAGATCCTTTCGCTCACCACCTTCTTTCAATTTACTGTATATGCCGCTATACTCTGCGTCTGTATGCTTAACATGTTCGTATTTGGCGATGCATCGACCAAGCTGGTCACGTTAGTTTATCTGTTACCCGTATTCTGGCAGACCACTCCCACCTGTTATCAAGCTTCGATGCTCGAGGCGGACAGCGCTAAGTTACCTCTAGCAATTTTCCATTGCAATTGGTTGGCTTTGGATAAACGTTGCCACAAATTAATCATCTATTTCATGCAACGCGCTCAGCAGGAGATCTCCTTTACCGCAATCCAATTGTTTGTGATTAATTTGAGAACCAACTTGTCG ATCGCCAAGTTCTCGTTCACTTTATATACTTTCATAAATGGGATGGGCTTCGGAGAGACATTAAAGGATAGACTAGagtaa